A window of Proteus columbae contains these coding sequences:
- the tagH gene encoding type VI secretion system-associated FHA domain protein TagH, translated as MDNYLPTISFRLINSELLESGYVPNSQFTQLGGTIGSSKQSHWVIQDTQSSIASTQCAIAWQDKQFCLKTLVEPVYINNALIPIHIGAVCLSQNDQVKIGQLVLSVNINLTQNNKQDLMAMTPQSLIETDDNPLDPLLQKNSPSVHKTESPLPLAPTVSGSMTHDPLKALENESLELIQGSSSNAHHYSLSSPRSDNQGDLMVQEFMDLPEITSQDNETNADVDYVAINPLMKGLGVHLNLQNSQQANDFLIELGKTTQSAIKGLLALQQQENLQDKQLRPIEDNPLRLNNEYDSVMRLMFTDERSPVHLSAPSAVAESLHNVQLHYHANQEAISAALATLLEAFSPEHLLKRFSHYRRSYDNTPSDSAWAWDMYTNYYNELASSRQQGFEKLFYEVYTHAYDRALRKGLDEV; from the coding sequence ATGGATAACTATTTACCCACAATCTCTTTTCGCTTAATAAATAGTGAGTTGCTTGAAAGTGGCTATGTACCAAATAGTCAATTTACACAACTTGGTGGCACGATTGGTAGCAGTAAACAATCACACTGGGTAATACAAGATACTCAATCATCTATTGCATCCACACAATGCGCTATCGCTTGGCAAGATAAACAGTTTTGTTTAAAAACACTTGTTGAACCTGTTTATATTAACAATGCACTGATCCCCATTCATATTGGGGCGGTCTGTTTATCTCAAAACGATCAAGTCAAAATCGGGCAATTAGTTTTATCCGTTAATATCAATTTAACGCAAAACAATAAACAAGATCTTATGGCGATGACGCCACAATCATTGATCGAGACTGATGATAATCCACTAGATCCCTTGCTACAAAAAAACTCCCCTTCTGTTCATAAAACAGAAAGTCCTCTGCCTTTAGCTCCGACAGTTTCAGGCTCAATGACGCATGATCCATTAAAAGCCCTTGAGAATGAAAGCTTAGAGCTTATTCAAGGATCATCTTCTAACGCGCATCATTACTCTCTTTCTTCGCCTCGTTCAGATAACCAGGGAGATCTCATGGTTCAGGAATTTATGGATTTGCCAGAAATAACTTCTCAAGATAATGAAACAAATGCAGACGTAGACTATGTCGCAATTAATCCATTAATGAAAGGACTGGGCGTACACCTTAACTTACAAAACTCACAGCAAGCGAATGATTTTCTTATTGAATTAGGAAAAACCACGCAATCTGCAATTAAAGGTTTATTAGCATTACAACAGCAGGAAAATTTACAAGATAAACAGCTACGCCCAATTGAAGATAATCCGCTTCGTTTAAATAATGAATATGACAGTGTTATGCGTTTAATGTTTACGGATGAACGTAGCCCTGTGCATTTATCCGCACCTTCTGCTGTCGCAGAAAGCTTACACAATGTGCAATTGCATTATCACGCTAATCAAGAAGCCATTTCTGCTGCATTAGCCACGTTATTAGAAGCCTTCTCTCCAGAGCATTTATTAAAACGTTTTTCTCATTATCGCCGTAGTTACGACAACACGCCAAGTGATAGCGCTTGGGCTTGGGATATGTATACCAATTATTACAATGAGTTAGCATCATCTCGCCAACAAGGTTTTGAGAAACTATTTTATGAGGTCTATACCCACGCTTATGACCGCGCCTTAAGAAAAGGGCTTGATGAGGTGTGA
- the tssJ gene encoding type VI secretion system lipoprotein TssJ codes for MSIKTFMTYLFFIFAATQLSGCSSPIEAISKIGKVMWDPSTPVGKEKEQLSIVSLTLLAEPEINPNDQGEATPVQLQIVYMNEESIFASLDQDQIIEEDCDLKTLLKKNYIDHQDYTLLPDQYKPLDPIELDKKNKYIGIIAYYSDVNITQWKKILKINGIGHHYNLLVHIKENEIEFRKEEDQ; via the coding sequence ATGTCGATAAAAACGTTCATGACTTACCTCTTTTTTATTTTTGCAGCCACTCAACTCAGTGGGTGCAGTAGCCCTATTGAAGCCATATCAAAAATAGGCAAAGTCATGTGGGACCCATCAACACCTGTGGGTAAAGAAAAAGAGCAGCTTTCAATTGTCTCACTCACGTTATTAGCAGAGCCTGAAATCAATCCTAATGATCAAGGCGAGGCAACGCCGGTTCAATTACAAATTGTGTATATGAATGAAGAGTCGATCTTTGCGTCTTTAGATCAAGACCAAATTATTGAAGAAGATTGCGATCTGAAAACGCTATTAAAGAAAAATTATATCGATCATCAAGATTACACCCTTTTACCAGATCAATATAAGCCGCTCGATCCCATTGAGCTAGATAAAAAGAATAAGTATATCGGGATCATTGCCTATTACTCAGATGTCAATATCACACAATGGAAGAAAATATTAAAAATCAATGGGATTGGTCATCATTACAATCTACTCGTCCATATCAAAGAAAATGAAATTGAATTTAGAAAAGAAGAGGATCAATAA
- the tssK gene encoding type VI secretion system baseplate subunit TssK, which translates to MSTKNKVIWHEGLFIKPQHFQQQQRYQDYIIETLIKTYHAHYYGLSQLTLNTELLSLGRIGLKEASGIMPDGTLFSIPQQDNLPSPIDISQINEGSDNIVYLALPLQNSTVSEISHSHNGNHLLARYSDVLTQVRDLHTENGDVSTLNIAKLNPILKLGKTELDAYVMLPICKIREISADGSLILDKNYIPTCLNARICPILAEFLAEVEGALFERGRQIAERIGSPGQQGVADVAEFMMLQLLNRAYPQFSHLSKQTVVHPEQLFKELLQFNGEIQTFTNGSRLPDKLPSYHHYDLAAGFLPLIKSIRQALSVVLTPRAVPIPLQKQEHGIRVATIHDRQLLQNAEFIIAVRAQLPQEQLRRQFAQQAKVTSVNQIRDLVSVQMPGVGFIPLSTAPRQLPYHSGYTYFRLDPQGESWADIQKHGNIAFHVSGQFPELDIQLWAIRSGTQHE; encoded by the coding sequence ATGTCTACGAAAAATAAAGTGATATGGCATGAAGGGTTGTTTATTAAACCTCAGCATTTTCAGCAGCAGCAACGTTATCAAGACTATATTATTGAAACGCTGATAAAAACCTATCACGCTCATTACTATGGTTTAAGCCAACTAACGCTGAATACTGAATTATTAAGCCTTGGCCGCATTGGTCTTAAAGAAGCCTCTGGAATTATGCCTGATGGCACGCTGTTTTCTATTCCACAGCAAGATAATCTTCCTTCACCCATTGATATTTCACAAATTAATGAAGGCAGTGACAACATTGTCTACTTGGCATTGCCATTACAAAACAGCACAGTCAGTGAGATCTCACATTCCCATAACGGCAATCACTTATTGGCACGTTATAGCGATGTATTAACACAAGTACGTGATTTACATACTGAAAATGGGGATGTCAGTACACTCAATATCGCGAAACTCAATCCTATTTTAAAATTAGGAAAAACAGAGTTAGACGCTTATGTCATGTTACCTATCTGCAAAATAAGAGAAATCAGCGCTGATGGTAGTTTAATTCTGGATAAAAACTATATTCCTACCTGCTTAAATGCGCGAATTTGTCCAATTTTAGCGGAGTTTTTAGCCGAAGTTGAAGGCGCCCTATTTGAGCGAGGACGCCAAATTGCAGAACGTATTGGCTCTCCTGGTCAACAAGGCGTTGCTGATGTCGCAGAATTTATGATGTTGCAGCTACTTAATCGCGCTTATCCTCAATTTTCACATTTATCTAAGCAGACTGTCGTTCATCCAGAACAACTCTTTAAAGAGCTACTTCAATTTAATGGTGAAATTCAAACTTTCACTAATGGCTCTCGTTTGCCTGATAAATTACCGAGTTATCACCACTACGACTTGGCAGCAGGTTTTTTGCCCCTAATTAAATCTATTCGGCAAGCATTAAGTGTCGTCTTAACACCAAGAGCGGTACCTATTCCATTGCAAAAACAAGAGCATGGCATTCGTGTTGCGACAATTCATGACAGACAACTTCTGCAAAATGCGGAATTTATTATTGCGGTGCGCGCTCAGTTACCTCAAGAGCAACTGCGTCGCCAATTCGCCCAACAAGCAAAAGTGACGTCAGTGAATCAAATTCGTGATTTAGTCAGTGTTCAAATGCCTGGTGTTGGTTTTATTCCGTTATCAACAGCACCTCGTCAATTGCCATATCACTCAGGCTATACCTATTTCCGCTTAGATCCTCAAGGCGAGTCATGGGCAGATATACAGAAACACGGAAATATTGCATTCCACGTATCAGGACAATTCCCTGAACTTGATATTCAACTTTGGGCAATAAGAAGTGGAACACAACATGAGTGA
- the icmH gene encoding type IVB secretion system protein IcmH/DotU produces the protein MSDLSLIQEVTEKKASHKSYQLPLRGNNINPMIDVATPLLGMVIRMKSMSATPLSEKLFQQVVTDIQAIEQQLQTHGYEPGAIVSFRYVLCTFIDEAALELGWDQDNDWVKQSLLVHFHNESWGGEKVFVLIERLLGEPKRYLDLLEFIYLCLCLGYRGRYKVSNGYGDDFNKLLRQLQKQIQQLKGESQPVVLYKENGIKSHQYRLGQRFGVRYIAIGSLIFATIIYTVYASRLRHQTLNILEQLNTLLS, from the coding sequence ATGAGTGATTTATCATTAATACAAGAGGTTACTGAAAAGAAAGCGAGCCATAAATCATATCAATTACCATTGCGTGGTAACAACATCAATCCAATGATTGATGTTGCAACACCATTGCTGGGTATGGTGATCAGAATGAAATCAATGTCGGCAACGCCACTATCAGAAAAGCTTTTTCAGCAAGTGGTCACTGATATTCAAGCCATTGAGCAACAACTTCAAACTCACGGCTATGAGCCGGGAGCCATTGTTTCATTCCGCTATGTGTTATGCACATTTATTGATGAAGCAGCATTAGAGCTGGGTTGGGATCAAGATAACGATTGGGTAAAACAATCCTTATTAGTACATTTTCATAATGAATCATGGGGTGGTGAAAAGGTTTTCGTATTAATAGAACGCTTATTAGGTGAGCCTAAACGTTACCTCGATTTATTAGAGTTTATTTATCTCTGTTTATGCCTTGGCTATCGCGGTCGCTATAAAGTCAGCAATGGCTATGGAGATGACTTTAATAAATTACTTCGCCAACTGCAAAAACAGATCCAACAACTTAAAGGTGAGTCTCAACCCGTTGTTTTATACAAAGAAAATGGCATCAAGTCACATCAATATCGTTTAGGACAACGCTTTGGTGTTCGTTATATCGCCATTGGCTCGCTGATCTTCGCCACGATTATTTACACAGTTTATGCTTCTAGATTGAGACATCAAACTCTCAATATTTTGGAACAGCTTAATACACTTCTTAGCTAG
- the tssH gene encoding type VI secretion system ATPase TssH codes for MIQIDLSTLVNRLHPIAKHALENAAAFCVSHQQLEITVEQFLQQLLETPLTDIRTIFNKVDINPTELTALLNINATQHPSVAPSYPNFSPLLVEWLKDSWLLASAELSHNTLRSGALLLTLLQMPHRYLPKSAVELLSQINREQLKLNFDEWTLTSAETPITEANKSSNSYVQSDSMLARFTQNMTQQARDNQLDPVLCRDQEIDLMIDILCRRRKNNPVVVGEAGVGKSALIEGLALRIIAGEIPEKLKECELLTLDLGALQAGAAVKGEFEKRFKGIMQEVAQSPTPIILFIDEAHTLIGAGNQQGGLDISNLLKPALARGELSTIAATTWSEYKKYFEKDAALARRFQLVQVKEPSADEAIIIMRGLRSIYEKAHQVFIDDEALCASAQLSERYLSGRQLPDKAVDVLDTACARAAINLSTPPKQLSALKTQRHQINMERDVLTREQQLGLKDHSERLAILENQSIEIETQIDELQQAWKKQKKIVREIIELRSTLLLTLTHSLEEETDGESVENNSDDLKSRLNTLNEELNELHQHSLLVSPHVDKKQIAAVIAEWTGVPLNRLSQDALLVVTELPTYLEQSIKGQTLAIKHLHKHLLTARADLRRSGRPLGAFLLAGPSGVGKTETVIQIAQLMFGGTQYLTTINMSEFQEKHTVSRLIGSPPGYVGYGEGGVLTEAIRKKPYSVVLLDEVEKAHPDVLNLFYQAFDKGELADGEGRIIDCKNVAFFLTSNLGDHIIMANADKPDKLHDALYPELTTFFKPALLARMEVIPFLPLTQAILKEIITHKLTRLTELLTQRFHAEIRLEDAVSDEILQRASRAENGARILESIIDGALLPPLSLLLLQHSARNEDIRTIRLSTQDNQFIAEVNIEL; via the coding sequence ATGATCCAGATTGATCTCTCAACATTAGTTAATAGACTTCACCCTATTGCTAAACATGCTTTAGAAAATGCGGCTGCGTTTTGTGTAAGCCACCAGCAACTTGAAATTACAGTAGAGCAATTTTTACAACAACTGCTGGAAACACCATTAACGGATATCCGCACTATTTTTAATAAAGTTGATATCAATCCCACTGAATTAACCGCGCTTTTAAATATTAACGCGACACAGCATCCAAGCGTGGCTCCAAGTTATCCAAATTTTTCTCCACTGTTAGTCGAATGGCTTAAAGATAGTTGGCTATTAGCTTCCGCAGAACTTAGTCATAACACATTACGTTCAGGCGCGTTGTTACTCACTTTATTACAAATGCCTCATCGTTATTTGCCTAAATCAGCAGTTGAGTTACTCTCACAAATCAATAGAGAGCAACTCAAACTTAACTTTGATGAATGGACTCTCACATCAGCAGAAACGCCAATCACAGAAGCTAATAAATCATCCAATAGCTATGTTCAGTCTGATTCAATGCTTGCACGTTTTACACAAAATATGACGCAACAAGCACGAGATAACCAGTTAGATCCTGTTTTATGTCGTGATCAGGAAATTGATTTAATGATTGATATTCTCTGCCGTCGTCGTAAAAACAACCCTGTGGTTGTTGGTGAAGCTGGTGTGGGTAAAAGTGCCTTAATTGAAGGATTGGCCTTACGCATTATCGCAGGGGAAATTCCTGAAAAACTCAAAGAATGTGAGTTATTAACATTAGATTTGGGCGCTCTTCAAGCTGGCGCAGCCGTAAAGGGGGAATTTGAAAAACGCTTTAAAGGCATTATGCAAGAAGTGGCTCAATCACCGACGCCTATTATCCTATTTATTGATGAAGCCCATACCTTGATTGGTGCAGGAAATCAGCAAGGTGGATTAGATATTTCCAATTTGCTAAAACCTGCATTAGCCCGTGGTGAATTAAGTACTATTGCAGCAACCACTTGGAGCGAATATAAAAAATACTTTGAGAAAGATGCTGCATTAGCGCGTCGTTTTCAACTTGTTCAAGTGAAAGAGCCTAGTGCCGATGAAGCGATTATTATTATGCGCGGATTACGCTCTATTTATGAAAAAGCGCATCAAGTTTTTATTGATGATGAAGCGCTCTGTGCATCAGCACAATTAAGTGAGCGTTATCTTTCTGGTCGTCAGCTTCCCGATAAAGCCGTTGATGTACTTGATACCGCTTGTGCTCGTGCGGCGATCAATCTTTCGACGCCTCCTAAACAGCTATCAGCATTAAAAACACAACGCCATCAAATCAATATGGAGCGTGATGTATTAACCCGTGAACAGCAACTGGGTTTAAAAGATCATTCAGAGCGCTTAGCAATATTAGAAAATCAGTCTATTGAGATTGAAACACAGATTGATGAGCTTCAACAAGCGTGGAAAAAACAGAAAAAGATTGTTCGTGAAATTATCGAATTACGTTCAACTTTATTATTAACATTAACTCACTCGCTTGAAGAAGAAACAGACGGTGAAAGTGTTGAAAATAATAGTGATGATCTAAAATCTCGATTAAACACGCTAAATGAAGAGTTAAATGAATTACATCAACACTCTTTATTAGTCTCACCTCATGTAGATAAAAAACAAATTGCTGCCGTTATTGCTGAATGGACAGGCGTTCCGCTTAATCGCTTATCACAAGATGCGCTATTAGTGGTAACAGAGCTTCCTACCTATCTTGAACAGAGCATAAAAGGGCAAACACTTGCTATTAAGCATCTTCATAAACATTTACTGACAGCACGTGCTGATCTACGTCGCTCAGGTCGTCCATTAGGGGCATTCTTGTTAGCAGGGCCAAGTGGTGTTGGTAAAACAGAAACCGTTATTCAAATTGCTCAGTTAATGTTTGGTGGAACGCAGTATTTAACCACGATCAACATGTCTGAATTTCAGGAAAAACACACTGTTTCTCGTCTAATTGGTTCACCTCCAGGTTATGTCGGTTATGGAGAAGGCGGAGTGTTAACCGAAGCTATCCGTAAAAAACCTTATTCTGTTGTATTACTTGATGAAGTAGAAAAAGCCCATCCCGATGTTTTAAATCTGTTTTATCAAGCCTTTGATAAAGGCGAGTTAGCTGATGGAGAAGGTCGTATTATTGACTGTAAGAATGTCGCGTTCTTCTTAACCTCTAACTTAGGCGATCACATCATTATGGCTAATGCAGATAAGCCAGATAAATTGCATGATGCGCTCTATCCAGAATTAACCACTTTCTTTAAACCTGCTCTTTTAGCACGTATGGAAGTCATTCCGTTCTTACCGTTAACGCAGGCTATTCTCAAAGAAATTATTACTCACAAACTAACACGTTTAACCGAGTTACTTACACAACGCTTTCATGCAGAAATCAGGCTAGAAGATGCGGTTTCAGATGAAATATTGCAACGTGCTTCACGAGCCGAGAACGGAGCAAGAATTTTAGAATCCATTATTGATGGCGCACTACTCCCGCCTCTTTCACTCCTTCTATTGCAACACAGTGCAAGAAATGAAGATATCAGGACGATACGGTTATCAACGCAAGATAACCAATTTATTGCAGAGGTGAATATAGAACTATGA